Proteins found in one Arachis stenosperma cultivar V10309 chromosome 8, arast.V10309.gnm1.PFL2, whole genome shotgun sequence genomic segment:
- the LOC130946040 gene encoding uncharacterized protein C5E4.10c-like, translated as MGGHGGLNILPQKRWNVYNYKNREKIRRDEEQATRNEQIKCDEVRKRDVELRLECLCTAKSLAPLVKAKAKEEKQEEEEEELELKNLEIEKRKELLGKREGWKKEKRMKKEEGKSSGVVVGPEDEKYRLRPYGVAGKGVKMPWYLEIRNGADEKGDEDDNDGEVKNENKKKNGRKTLEELREVEEGEAREGGGEE; from the exons ATGGGAGGCCATGGCGGTCTCAACATTCTCCCGCAGAAGCGGTGGAACGTCTACAACTACAAGAACAGGGAAAAGATCCGCCGCGATGAGGAGCAAGCCACCAGAAACGAGCAGATCAAGTGCGACGAAGTCAGAAAGCGTGACGTCGAGCTCCGCCTCGAGTGCCTCTGCACTGCCAAGAGTTTGGCTCCTCTCGTTAAGGCCAAGGCAAAAGAAGAGAAgcaggaggaagaagaagaagaactggAATTGAAGAATTTGG AAATCGAGAAGAGGAAAGAGTTGTTAGGGAAAAGGGAAGGgtggaagaaggagaagaggatgaagaaagaagaagggaagtCCTCGGGGGTGGTGGTGGGTCCCGAGGATGAAAAGTATAGGTTAAGGCCGTATGGGGTAGCAGGGAAGGGTGTGAAGATGCCTTGGTATCTTGAGATTCGTAATGGTGCCGATGAGAAGGGTGATGAGGATGATAATGATGGGGAAGTGAAGAAtgagaacaagaagaagaatgggaggaagaCTTTGGAGGAATTGAGAGAGGTTGAAGAGGGAGAAGCACGAGAAGGAGGGGGAGAGGAATGA